Proteins from a genomic interval of Oncorhynchus clarkii lewisi isolate Uvic-CL-2024 chromosome 13, UVic_Ocla_1.0, whole genome shotgun sequence:
- the LOC139423997 gene encoding serotonin N-acetyltransferase-like, with protein MSLVGALPFLKPRLSPSVSPGRQRRHTLPASEFRPLNTQDAISVFEIEKEAFISVSGDCPLHLDEVRHFLMLCPELSMGWFEEGRLVAFIIGSQWDQDRLALDALTLHKPKGSTVHIHVLAVHRTFRQQGKGPILMWRYLQYLRCLPYVRRAVLMCEDFLVPFYQKSGFKVQGRCSITVASLTFTEMQYPVRGHALMRRNSEAIGFPQTALLLEKQTQRLESVLLLEEQTQRTEPEPADV; from the exons ATGTCTCTAGTGGGCGCCCTGCCTTTCCTGAAACCGCGCCTATCCCCTTCTGTTTCTCCTGGGCGCCAAAGAAGACACACACTGCCAGCAAGCGAGTTCCGGCCGCTCAACACTCAAGATGCTATCAGCGTGTTCGAAATCGAGAAAGAGG CCTTTATCTCTGTGTCAGGAGATTGCCCGCTCCACCTTGATGAGGTGCGTCATTTCCTCATGCTGTGTCCAGAGCTGTCCATGGGCTGGTTTGAGGAGGGGAGACTAGTAGCCTTCATCATTGGGTCCCAATGGGACCAGGACAGACTCGCCCTA GACGCCCTAACTCTTCACAAGCCCAAAGGTTCCACAGTTCATATCCATGTGCTGGCGGTCCACCGGACCTTCCGGCAGCAGGGCAAGGGCCCTATCCTGATGTGGCGCTACCTGCAGTACCTACGCTGCCTGCCCTATGTGCGCCGTGCAGTGCTCATGTGCGAGGACTTCCTGGTTCCCTTCTACCAGAAGTCTGGCTTCAAGGTGCAGGGCCGCTGTTCCATCACGGTGGCATCACTGACCTTCACAGAGATGCAGTACCCTGTGAGGGGCCATGCCCTGATGCGGCGCAACAGTGAAGCTATTGGTTTTCCTCAGACTGCGTTATTATTGGAGAAACAGACTCAGAGGCTTGAGTCTGTGTTATTATTGGAGGAACAGACTCAGAGGACTGAGCCTGAGCCTGCTGATGTGTAA
- the LOC139423999 gene encoding sphingosine kinase 1-like: MDNDIAEPDPSRQRNGVVEGLYGEFTDSLNAKVRYSVSLTESALTIQKISSSPGQDEVVFHLADCLGCLAYKVEDEADVGAFFTAYFYPFKRRWISTGMARQKVEQCFRVAMVQDPLTNLQEAERWARAIREASIRQIPRRHDVKYYELRRPCRVMVLVNPQSGRGQALQLFSGQIEPMLTEASVPYTLVITEHQNHARDLVRETDLSQWDALVILSGDGLLFEVLNGLLEREDWEEAIQTPLGILPGGSGNALAASVHHYTKSPPAWGKELLLSCGFLLCKGLVTRLDLVSVHLASSQRIFSFLSLAWGFVADVDIESEKYRLVGPMRFLVGTLMRLASLKVYQGRLAYLPAPPFTPQNSSLCSSLPCGPNSSPNQNSRHNHITNSNHNTAHNSSNIANTTMRTEPQPVNQKGPPDSLLADLEQPVPDHWTVVNEEDFVLVLAMFQSHLAEDLFAAPGAAADDGFIHLLYVRAGISRLALLTLFMTMEKGGHLAIGCPHLVYERVKAFRLEPLSPEGAITVDGEMVEYGPVQAQVHEGIARLISG; the protein is encoded by the exons ATGGATAACGACATCGCCGAACCTGACCCATCCCGGCAGCGCAATGGTGTCGTGGAAGGGCTTTATGGAGAATTCACGGACTCGCTCAACGCAAAGGTCAGATATTCTGTGAGTTTGACTGAGAGTGCTCTCACTATTCAAAAGATCTCATCGTCACCTGGACAGGATGAGGTGGTTTTCCATTTAGCTGACTGTCTTGGCTGCCTGGCTTATAAAGTGGAGGACGAAGCGGATGTTGGGGCGTTCTTTACAGCCTATTTCTACCCGTTCAAGAGGCGATGGATAAGCACAGGCATGGCCCGGCAGAAAGTAGAGCAGTGCTTTCGGGTCGCAATGGTCCAGGACCCTCTCACCAATCTtcaagaggcagagagatgggCGCGTGCCATCAGAGAGGCTTCTATCCGCCAGATACCCCGACGACATG atgtgaAGTATTATGAGCTACGGCGGCCCTGCAGGGTCATGGTTCTGGTGAACCCCCAGAGTGGGCGGGGCCAGGCTCTCCAGCTTTTCTCTGGGCAAATCGAGCCCATGCTCACCGAGGCTTCAGTCCCCTACACATTGGTCATCACTG aGCACCAGAACCATGCGAGGGACCTGGTGAGAGAGACTGATCTGTCACAGTGGGACGCTCTGGTCATCCTGTCAGGAGACGGGCTGCTGTTCGAG GTGTTGAATGGTCttctggagagagaggactgggaggaGGCCATCCAGACCCCACTGGGCATCTTACCAGGGGGCTCGGGCAACGCCCTGGCAgcctctgtccaccactacacTAA GTCTCCCCCGGCCTGGGGTAAGGAGCTGCTGCTGAGCTGTGGCTTCCTGCTGTGTAAAGGCCTGGTGACTCGGCTCGACCTGGTCTCTGTCCACCTGGCCTCCAGCCAGCgcatcttctccttcctctccctggcCTGGGGCTTCGTGGCCGACGTCGACATCGAGAGCGAGAAGTACCGCCTCGTTGGCCCCATGCGATTCCTGGTGGGTACGCTGATGCGCCTGGCCTCCCTCAAAGTATATCAAGGTAGGCTGGCATACCTGCCTGCTCCTCCCTTCACACCCCAGaactcctccctctgctcctctctaccCTGTGGGCCCAACAGCTCCCCCAATCAGAACTCTCGCCACAACCACATCACAAACTCCAACCACAACACCGCCCACAACTCCTCCAACATTGCCAACACAACCATGAGGACCGAGCCCCAACCAGTCAACCAGAAGGGGCCTCCTGACTCGCTCCTAGCAGACCTGGAGCAGCCGGTGCCTGATCATTGGACAGTAGTGAATGAGGAAGACTTTGTACTGGTATTGGCCATGTTCCAGTCCCACTTAGCTGAGGACCTGTTTGCCGCCCCTGGGGCCGCAGCAGACGACGGCTTCATCCACCTGTTGTATGTGCGTGCAGGCATCTCCAGGCTAGCTCTGCTCACACTCTTCATGACCATGGAGAAAGGGGGGCACCTGGCTATTGGCTGCCCACACCTTGTGTATGAGAGGGTGAAGGCCTTTCGCCTGGAGCCTCTGTCCCCCGAGGGAGCGATCACTGTGGACGGGGAGATGGTGGAGTACGGGCCAGTACAGGCCCAGGTTCATGAAGGAATCGCCAGGCTCATCTCAGGCTGA